Part of the Triplophysa rosa linkage group LG21, Trosa_1v2, whole genome shotgun sequence genome is shown below.
ggggaggagttaacggatgctccgcccaagccgtctaacatatgtcatttaagatggatagtcattacaggacggaagtgcattttcagaattacccacattgataaactatttacaacaaacgctacaatatttcatgaaaaaataggcattgtcatttttaatttcactgggactttcaAGACTGCTTTAAATGCGTTAAGCACCATAAAATATGAACGATAACTTCTCATATTACGAATGACGAGCTCAGATTTCTTAACGAAGTGTAACTATTGGCCGAGCACATCCTGTGAAGTTGTCAATCAGATTTATTGTAGCCAATCACCGTAAAGGGCGTTGTCGCGTCCGTATATCCGATTGGCCCGAGTCGCGCTGACGCCTTGCGTGACGCCATCACTGGCATGCAAGCAATTGCAGCGTGAGTATGGCGAATATCAGAAGTGTCAAGGTGAGAGAACGATTGAATGAATTCATTAAAATCTTATGGTTAGGCTGCTGCTACaagttttaaattcatttatacGCGTTGCTTTGTACCGCGCATTCGTAGTTTCCGTCTTTATATGTTTGTATTCTGCAGTTGTTATCATGTTTTGAAGTTATAGCCTCAATGCTAACTAGTTGAATAAAACTTTAAGCAGGTGTGAGCCAAGACAGGCAAACAATGGTGAATGACCTGCTTtgcttttaataataaagtaatcGCAGACACTATAAACCCTGGTGCTGTATGCTCCAGAGTCCAGCCTCACTGTTTTGCAGATCTTAAACATAAAGTTTTACAGTTAAACAACGAATGACTGTATTGTGTTTGTTGTATATTGAAGCATCACTGGCGTTGTGCACGCTGTGTCCACAGTAAACTGACCACGTCGACAGTATCTCATTTTATATGTGTAGTATATCGTCCATGCATTATAACATCACACTAAATCCTAATATGTAATGTATAGTACCCCTGACCTGCTCTTACTGACCCTGTGTAACAGGGTATGGTAGGTCTGGTGACAGGAGGAGCTTCTGGTTTGGGGAGAGCCACTGTTGAGCGACTTATCAGTCAGGGGGCCAGCGCTGTGATCCTAGACCTGCCCAGCTCAGATGGTCACAAACTCGCTGCTTCACTTGGGGACCGTTGTGCGTTTGCCCCAACTGATGTGAGTGATactttttctttactttttaaaacctttttccaTTTACACCCAGCTTTAACGGATAATGAACTATTCACCTTAGTTTTTTTTAACCTAAAGTCATTTAAATATTACGAATATATTGGCTCTAATATGACCTTTATTTGTGATCAAGGTCACATCAGAGTCAGATGTGAAATCGGCCGTCGATTTGGCCAAGGAGAAATATGGAAAGGTGGACTTGGCGGTGAACTGTGCTGGAATAGCTGTGGCTGTAAAAACGTACAACTTCAAAAAGGATCTTCCTCACAGTCTGGAGGATTTCACCCGTGTTATCACTGTAAGCTAAATTGAATATAGTGTTTAATAGTTTATCGGTTATGTTTTATGAATCATtaagtttatttgtattatgtgCATTAAAGGTAAACATTGCTGGGACGTTTAATGTGATCAGATTGGCTGTAGGGGAGATGGGGAAAAATGAGCCCGATGCTGATGGGCACAGGGGTTGTATCATCAACACAGCCAGTGTTGCTGCTTTTGATGGGCAGGTATGCCAAACACAATTTCTTAATCCATGAGCAGAGCTTTCTATCAGTGCAGCATAACAGATGTTGTTTGCCCATTGTCTGTTTTTATAAGGTGGGCCAAGCTGCATACTCTGCTTCTAAGGGTGGGATTGTGGGAATGACTCTTCCCATTGCCCGGGACCTTGCACCAATGGGGATTCGTGTTGTCACCATTGCCCCAGGTCAGTGATCGTGATACCCATCTGTAcatttaacattgttttttttttaaagtatgttgtttatatttgtctACTTTTTTGCATACAGGCCTGTTCTCCACGCCCCTGCTTGCAGGATTACCAGAGAAAGTTCAGAACTTCCTGGCAAGGCAGGTGCCCTTCCCCTCACGTCTGGGAGATCCAGCTGAGTTTGCACACCTTGTGACTGCGATAGCAGAAAACCCCATGATTAATGGTGAAGTGATTCGCTTGGATGGAGCCATTCGCATGCAGCCTTGAAGGAAATGCTGGGAGAAAAGAAATAGTGGAGAGACTGAACACTGGGAAAACCTAAAAGTGGTCTATGGATGAATTTTCAAcataatacagtataaaaaactcAGGATTCTTTGTATGTAAGCATCACTGTATCACTGACGTCCTTTTTTACCTGATTTTTACACTCTTTAGTCTGGTATTGATTTACTGACTGTATATATGCACCACTTGCTACTGTGATGCAATAGTGACTGTTCACATACATGTAGATGACATGTGTCCCTGTGGTAAAAACTGGATTTGAAGAGATCACATCTTTTGACTAGGCCTGATTAATGTTTGAAAAATGCCTGAAGTGTAATAATACAATCATAAGAAGAGTTATGCTAAATAGTAGCTATGTATTTGCTGAATGTCTTTTTgcgtgtaaaataaaaatatgtaaagcATAACTgagttataataaatatttcgGTTGCAAACCTCTTCAGGGATCACTTGTACTGAACTGAAAATATTGCAAGATGGTACAATTAAAACACTGGAATAACAATACTGTcaagtaatacattttaattgtgtGATTCATACTGGCATATTCTGCTTGGTGTTTCTCTtgttaaataaaacttttttagtCGTTTATGGACAAATACCCCATGATTTTGTTCAGTAACTGGACCAATAGAGGGCAGCATCGAGCAGGACCGGAAGCTCACAGGGCTTTCTTTTTGCTTTTGGCCTTGTATATTGTGCATTAAATAAGACTATGACTAATATAAAACAGGCTTATCATTTATTACAATGTTATTAGtaatttgcttttttttaatctaGCGACGTATTCTAAACACCAGTACATAACACTTCCACATAACTATTATATTATCAGTAAACtgtttaaatgatcattttggggTGTAATATGGGTCTATAAACGCCATAGAAGACTTCCCAGAACCGACAAAGATAAATTAAACTCAAGTGTGCAAAATACTGGCAGTTGGGCACAAAGGTCCTGCTAAATCCTTTGCAGAACAGATTGACCGTAATTGAACAAAGTAAACCCAGATTGACGTAGTAAATCTGCTTTAAGCACAAACATAGCTGATTGATTCTTGTCCATTGAGTAACTGTTTACGCTGATTTATTTCTGCCTATCCTAAAAGTTTTGTCTATAAGACATATTAACACGTGGATTATCTCAGATGacaaagaattaaaaaaaatatttttctgtgtgttttttgacATGCATCAATGcacagatttttccatcgatgAGCTGTATCAAAGCACACCAATATAATATGGGTCAAATACACATTGCAGTCACTGCTTGATCAATCTCTAGTGTGTGTTAAAACAGATCAGGCCTCTGAGGAACAACATACATGATGAATGGTTTAATCACCAAGTAATGGTTATTGAGTGTCACTGTGTTGAATGACTTTACTTTGATGTGTTGTTACATCAGGTCATGGATTATTTGGGGAGGCTTTGATGGACAATTGCTGTCATCCCTTTTATTGTTGCATTGTTTGGAAAATGACTTCATTAACAATAGGCAAACACAGCAGACTTTGCAAGGTCAAATACATTGAGGGATTGCAGGAAAGACAGCAATATGGTTTGGATAAAGCAGTCTGTTGTTTCAAGAGCAAACTAAAAGACCGATTATTCATCTTTTCTTAATATGTAGGCCTATTGGTTCTGTACATTATTTAATCCCCATGATTTTGCTATGACAGCAGCAAAAAAACAGCAGTCAACTTCATCTTTATCCTCTAGGGGGCAGGCTACACAAGCAGTCTACAAGCTGATTGGTGTTTGGAGAGGCATTCATTGACAGCTTGTACATGCTTCTTTTAATAAGCTGCTTCTAAAATTCTACCAAGATATCGAAAACACATCAATGCTTCATGTATATGTTATCAGTGTGTATCCCCATATCCCCCATATCTCTGCTAATCATTGGAACAGTACAAAGCACAACACAAGGACTCTGACTCTTTTAGAAAGATGGGGAACAGATGCAGAAAAGAGAAGAGACAGTGAGCTGGTTGTCATTTATCTGGGTCAGCACGACCGACCTCTTTTCTCCAGTCAAACATAAACATGCACATATATAAatcagttaaagggacagttcacccacaaatgaaaattctgtcaccatttactcagtctcaggttgtttcaaacctgtataattttctttgttctgctaaacacaaaggaggatatttggaagaatgtcagtaaccaaacagatctcatcccccatttactgccggGAAAATaaaactatgggagtcaatgagggatgagatcggtttggctactactgacattcttccaaatatcttcctttgtgtttagcaaaacaaattcaaacaggtttgggacaatcagaattttccattttgtggtgaactatccctttaagagacacCAGTGAGAACTATAGCTTTTAAAACGAGAAAAGTGTCATTGCTGTTGCTATAAGAAATGCTTTAATGTTTGCATGTTTACGCACACATGCAGAGGGGAAACAGGAGCCATTGTGAGGTTCCCCCTCATAAATAttctcagaaaaaaaacaatgttatttgtCATAGTGACAAAACAGTAAATTACTTTAAACCAGGTAAAATGTGTCCTGGACTTTTTTTGTGAGATTTGCTCTTATAGTTGAGCTGTATTTGATAAACTGCCAAGtcattcacagaaataaacgACAGATATTCTGAAGACTTTCTGAATTGGGTGTTTGTTTCTAAACACGGCACACAGCGACGTCCCACTGATACGTTCCATCTGTAAGCTCCAGAGAACGCTGCTAACAGAAGCCTTCCTCCttgcgaaagaaagaaaaaaatcttatgAAACTCAGGAAATAATAAAACCTTCAAGGGCTGAATGTATCCACCGAAGAACCAGAAAAAAGTAGGATGATTCAAATGAGTCCCAGAGATCTCAGATGTCCGGGGCCAGTGGCGGGTTGGAATATGAGCACTATCATTCAATCCCACATTTACGATGCTTTTCACATCTGACAATACTATAACCCAGCCAGACAATGCTCATCTACTTCTTATCCTTCATGGAAACAAATACATTGGTCTGAAACATTGGATATGGTGTCTTTCCGGGCCCTATTAGTGGTATTGTGTTGGTTTATCTGTTGAGCGCAGGCTACAGTAACAGTCTTTGTGTTGAGGGAGGGTAATCCTctatctgtatgtgtgtttgtgcccgCTCGAGGGTTTGTTTGAGAAAGAGGAGGGAATCCACTAATGCTGCCAGAGCTggagaaacaaataaacactGTGTGCCTCCAAACCAGCCATGACAGCGTAAATATTCCCACAACATTGGGTCTTTACAAGCGTAGACACAAATAGAGCTATTATTCATGTCTGTTATGGTCCTTTGAAAACTTGGGACGCTTGCTGATTTGAACATAACGATTTGGACATACATGTACACCCTAATGTGTACAGTTAtgggatttattttatattgacagGATGTTCAATTCAAGGGCCATTTCTCTCGCTGGGAGGTTTGTGTCGTTTTCATGGTGGGGTTTGAAATAGCATGTGATCACAGCTTTGAGAGCATGATGATCCAGCACTCCTTTggaaacacacattttttgacTTCATCCACCACTTTATTGAAGCATGACCATAAAGCTGATAGAGGTGATTTGATTTAATCAGATATAACACTTTCACGCTAACAGTCTCTCATGAGTTTCAGACTCAGGTGTCATCACAACACTGTTGCTGAAAAAGCTTTCCGTCGGAAGTGTCTCTCACCATAACAGAATGATCTTACAGGAGATCACAGTCGCCACGGtgagtgttaaagggatagttcaccccaaaatgaaagttaCTCAACCTcaatttgttctgttgaacacaaagaaagatatttggaagaatgttagcaactgacagttctggggcacctttgagacagttctggggcaccgtttttctactatggtagtcagtgatgcCCCAGAATTGTAAAAACGTTTAAAAAGCCTTTAACGTAAAATCCATGTCATTTCATCAAACCTAAAATTCATTTGAAAGGGAActtatcgtcgctgtcctttcaaaacctgtttttcaagaaatgcaacaaacactggactttgtcaaagttgacaacacttttaaatactttttattggttatatatttgcagaacccagtgacaaacataaagggggATTTATGGCAAATAAAAATACCGAAATATGTAGATGCGacgtttcagaaagacagcagtgATGTCGAATTTGTGTTAAGTTCAAATTTGTATAGCGTAGTGGTCAGCCAGCCACCAGGTATAGTGACAAGTTCACAAGTTATTTTGCAGACTAAAAGGATATTGCTTTTGCTTGGCTGTGTGTGTAAAAACTTTATGGATGAATGGAATGTCCCATTTGAAAAGCATGCCAAAGCAGATGACTGTATAATGATAATATATTTTATGGACTGTAGGTGGCACCTATTATAAAGttagtttaaaatgtaataaaaagtatttcgacaacataaacaaacaaacagtacaAACAACTTTGGGAGAAAACAGTCGTTTTTATTcttaatgtcattccaaaccaaaatttctttcttcttcagaacaaaaagatattttgaagaatgttggtaaaaaaataaaattggcccacattgacttccattgtacgctCTCAGTAAAAAAGATACAAAAGCTGTACACTTCGCACCTGAAGAGTGCGTATTAGTACATActggtatatactgtatacatatctgTACGTAAATGGTACATATTAGGACTTTTTTAAAGGGTGacagcttttttacattttatctgAGAGTGTATGAACACataaccactgagacatttctcagaatcgTCCTGTGTGTTCTactattattacattttaaaccaaCTTTATAATAGGTGCCACCTACAGTCCATAAAATATATTATCATTATACTGTCATCTGCTTTGGCATGCTTTTCAAATGGGACATTCCATTCATCCATAAAGCCTTTTATACACACAGCCAAGCAAAAGCAATATCCTTTTAGTCTGCAAAATAACTTGTACATTTAATTACCAGCCACATCTGGAGCGTGAACACTGAAACTTTGTTAACAAGAACATATTGACATAAAGTGTCTAGATCCACAGCTACATTTTTAAGTTCAGAGAGTTGTGAAGTTTTTCTCCTTTCGGCCAACTAAGCTAAATCACACGtaacacgtaaaattgcaaaaatttaagtgtgggaacaaaagatgcattctatctaaaagcgagtgctcaccc
Proteins encoded:
- the hsd17b10 gene encoding 3-hydroxyacyl-CoA dehydrogenase type-2; translation: MANIRSVKGMVGLVTGGASGLGRATVERLISQGASAVILDLPSSDGHKLAASLGDRCAFAPTDVTSESDVKSAVDLAKEKYGKVDLAVNCAGIAVAVKTYNFKKDLPHSLEDFTRVITVNIAGTFNVIRLAVGEMGKNEPDADGHRGCIINTASVAAFDGQVGQAAYSASKGGIVGMTLPIARDLAPMGIRVVTIAPGLFSTPLLAGLPEKVQNFLARQVPFPSRLGDPAEFAHLVTAIAENPMINGEVIRLDGAIRMQP